In Streptomyces sp. NBC_00448, the following are encoded in one genomic region:
- a CDS encoding cytochrome P450, with protein MTSSQEREPEARRDRADEVVPPRGLAPERRVPQVGAAARQKLAEIPGPQPVPPWGPAAAQGQGHVQGPGSGAEGAAEPERALRPGPEQEHPPQAQEQAQAHHQVAHVPQPAGPAFDHADPGAYYRALREAYGPVAPVLLDGGMPAWLVLGYHEVHVVAGNPELFGRDPRRWHAWDRVPAGWPLLPHVAHTPSVRFTEGEEHVRRAGAVADVLGGVDPFELRQRAERAADAAVDAFAGAGRAELVAQYAEQVPLHVMAGLFGLQPAETAALERDLAGQYGYGTAAPGPAAEPSHPAAPAGPAASAARLRATLEAVLARARRAPAPGADIPSRLLAHPAGLTDEEVVQDLLTIMAAGRRPTADWIGNTLRLLLTDERFALTLSGGRRSISQALAEVLWTDPPVQNVIGRWATRDTQLGGRYIRRGDCLVLGLAAANADPQVRPALPGAAVGNHAHLSFSHGAHRCPAPAPQLAEVVATTALEILLDRIPDLVPTLPPDQLPWRPSLWQRGPAALPVTFTPL; from the coding sequence ATGACATCGTCACAGGAGCGGGAACCGGAGGCGCGGCGCGACCGGGCGGATGAGGTGGTGCCGCCGCGCGGGCTCGCACCGGAGCGGCGGGTGCCCCAAGTGGGCGCTGCGGCACGGCAGAAGCTCGCGGAGATACCCGGGCCGCAGCCGGTGCCACCGTGGGGCCCGGCCGCGGCGCAGGGGCAAGGGCACGTGCAGGGGCCCGGGTCGGGTGCGGAAGGGGCCGCGGAACCTGAGCGGGCCCTGCGGCCCGGGCCGGAACAGGAGCACCCGCCGCAGGCCCAGGAGCAGGCGCAGGCGCACCACCAGGTCGCCCATGTGCCGCAGCCGGCCGGGCCCGCGTTCGACCACGCCGACCCGGGGGCGTACTACCGGGCGCTGCGGGAGGCGTACGGGCCGGTCGCACCCGTGCTGCTGGACGGCGGGATGCCCGCGTGGCTCGTCCTGGGCTACCACGAGGTGCATGTCGTGGCCGGGAACCCGGAGTTGTTCGGGCGGGACCCGCGCCGTTGGCACGCGTGGGACCGCGTCCCCGCCGGCTGGCCGCTGCTGCCGCACGTGGCGCACACCCCGTCGGTGCGGTTCACCGAGGGGGAGGAGCACGTACGGCGCGCGGGCGCGGTCGCCGACGTGCTCGGCGGGGTCGACCCGTTCGAGCTGCGGCAGCGCGCCGAGCGGGCCGCCGACGCCGCGGTGGACGCGTTCGCGGGGGCCGGGCGGGCGGAGTTGGTGGCGCAGTACGCCGAGCAGGTGCCGTTGCACGTCATGGCCGGGCTGTTCGGGTTGCAACCGGCCGAAACAGCGGCGCTGGAAAGGGACTTGGCAGGCCAGTACGGCTACGGCACCGCCGCGCCCGGGCCGGCCGCGGAGCCCTCGCACCCGGCAGCGCCGGCCGGGCCCGCCGCGTCCGCCGCGCGGCTGCGGGCCACGCTGGAAGCGGTGCTCGCGCGGGCCCGGCGGGCCCCCGCGCCCGGGGCCGACATCCCGTCCCGGCTGCTCGCGCATCCGGCGGGCCTCACCGACGAGGAGGTCGTGCAGGACCTGCTCACGATCATGGCGGCCGGGCGGCGGCCCACCGCGGACTGGATCGGCAACACGCTGCGGCTGCTGCTCACCGACGAGCGGTTCGCGCTCACCCTGTCCGGGGGGCGGCGCAGCATCTCCCAGGCGCTCGCGGAGGTGTTGTGGACCGATCCGCCCGTGCAGAACGTCATCGGGCGGTGGGCCACCCGTGACACCCAGCTCGGCGGGCGGTACATCCGGCGCGGCGACTGCCTCGTGCTCGGGCTGGCCGCGGCCAACGCGGACCCCCAGGTCCGCCCGGCACTTCCCGGGGCCGCCGTCGGCAACCACGCGCATCTGTCGTTCAGCCACGGCGCCCATCGCTGTCCCGCGCCCGCGCCCCAGCTCGCGGAGGTCGTCGCGACCACGGCGCTGGAGATCCTCCTCGACCGCATCCCCGATCTCGTCCCCACCCTCCCCCCGGACCAGCTCCCCTGGCGCCCCTCCCTCTGGCAACGCGGCCCCGCAGCCCTCCCGGTGACGTTCACACCCTTGTGA
- a CDS encoding DUF742 domain-containing protein — translation MGVPVDSGAPDRLYTLTGGRSSAGTKGFDLATVIAARAEPLPGMPSEHVRILRLCRRPVAVLELASRLALPVGVVRVLLADLLNAQHISAHAPTTAAELLPPSDMLRKVLRALHNL, via the coding sequence ATGGGCGTGCCGGTCGACAGCGGCGCCCCGGACCGGCTCTACACCCTCACCGGCGGGCGGAGCAGCGCCGGCACCAAGGGGTTCGACCTGGCCACGGTCATCGCCGCACGCGCCGAACCGCTCCCCGGGATGCCCTCGGAACACGTCCGCATCCTGCGGCTGTGCCGCCGCCCCGTCGCCGTACTCGAACTCGCCTCCCGCCTGGCCCTGCCGGTCGGCGTGGTCCGGGTGCTGCTCGCCGACCTCCTCAACGCGCAGCACATCAGCGCCCATGCGCCCACCACCGCCGCGGAGTTGCTGCCTCCTTCCGACATGCTGAGGAAGGTCCTCCGTGCGCTGCACAACCTCTGA
- a CDS encoding roadblock/LC7 domain-containing protein: protein MTNGTGGGGGGVALLLERFVALTPGARHALLLSADGLKLHWSPELSVDRADQLAAIASGIQSLVHGACVEFGDGSGGVRQSMTDFHGGALFLVEAGAGAHLAVVGEESADARAVGRGMNDIVEAVRDQLGTLPAAGIRGKLPA from the coding sequence ATGACGAACGGAACCGGTGGCGGCGGAGGCGGGGTCGCGTTACTGCTCGAACGGTTCGTGGCACTGACGCCCGGCGCCCGCCACGCGCTGCTGCTCTCCGCCGACGGACTGAAGCTGCACTGGTCGCCCGAGCTGTCCGTGGACCGCGCCGACCAGCTCGCCGCGATCGCCTCCGGCATCCAGAGCCTGGTGCACGGCGCGTGCGTCGAGTTCGGCGACGGCAGCGGCGGCGTACGGCAGTCGATGACCGACTTCCACGGCGGCGCGCTGTTCCTCGTCGAGGCCGGCGCGGGAGCCCATCTGGCCGTGGTGGGGGAGGAGTCGGCGGACGCCCGCGCGGTCGGGCGCGGCATGAACGACATCGTCGAGGCGGTCCGCGACCAGCTCGGCACCCTGCCCGCGGCGGGCATACGCGGGAAGCTCCCGGCATGA
- a CDS encoding ATP-binding protein, producing the protein MVVAGAAAGGWAVRRASHQDRPLVAVTGALAALLLGTVVALAASRRRTVRRLRAEAAELQDDTARTVALHAEATRQAAAELDAARRTVRETEARRRAWAETEAALRAALHTETARAAALEDEAARMAEVTIPLAVERMREGGSTSTVLAQLPRPVGEVHQRLLELTVRELGTSERAKAAGMAACASAAARVQALTTTMLADLREMEQRHDESVLDDLLRLDHCAAQTGRLADSVAVLSGSRSGRRWTRPIAMESVLRGAMGRIHAYRRVRLHTTGGAAVAGHAAEGVMHVLAELMDNACNFSPPSEEVHVYVQESHSGVVVTVEDAGLSMPAGDLARIERLVSGDPAEAANDLLPGLSGTRIGLTVVGRLARKHGLRISFRPSSRGGTGVVVLIPSRIVTRTAESYGPASYGTPVVGGRYDTQTGPGEGQLGRGGGYGGAQGSTGAPGADIGAGYDGFPEPGRPEEIGHAGPAERGSAGGPGSGVRPRTGPDAGAGTVGDPGAAPGPASAVHMPLPRRTRGRGMPDTAPGYDSPPWTPEREAPPGGADAGARFGAFRDAATGRDRGTADSEGEGGQ; encoded by the coding sequence GTGGTGGTCGCCGGCGCGGCGGCCGGCGGCTGGGCGGTGCGCCGCGCGAGCCACCAGGACCGCCCGCTGGTGGCCGTGACCGGTGCGCTGGCCGCCCTGCTGCTCGGCACGGTGGTCGCGCTGGCCGCCTCCCGCCGCCGCACGGTGCGCCGACTCCGCGCCGAGGCAGCGGAGTTACAGGACGACACCGCCCGTACGGTCGCGCTGCACGCGGAAGCCACCCGGCAGGCCGCCGCCGAACTCGACGCGGCCCGGCGGACAGTGCGGGAGACGGAGGCGCGGCGGCGCGCCTGGGCCGAGACCGAAGCAGCCCTGCGGGCCGCGCTGCACACCGAGACCGCGCGGGCCGCCGCCCTTGAGGACGAGGCCGCGCGGATGGCCGAGGTGACGATCCCGCTCGCCGTCGAGCGGATGCGCGAGGGCGGCTCCACCAGCACCGTGCTGGCCCAACTGCCGCGCCCGGTCGGGGAGGTGCACCAGCGGCTGCTGGAGCTGACGGTCCGCGAGCTGGGTACGAGCGAGCGTGCCAAGGCCGCCGGGATGGCCGCCTGCGCCAGCGCCGCCGCCCGCGTGCAGGCCCTCACCACCACCATGCTCGCCGACCTGCGCGAGATGGAGCAGCGGCACGACGAGAGCGTCCTGGACGACCTGCTGCGGCTGGACCACTGCGCCGCGCAGACCGGCCGGCTCGCCGACAGCGTCGCGGTGCTCAGCGGCTCGCGCTCCGGCCGCCGTTGGACCCGGCCGATCGCGATGGAGAGCGTGCTGCGCGGCGCGATGGGCCGTATCCACGCCTACCGCCGGGTGCGGCTGCACACCACGGGCGGCGCGGCCGTCGCCGGGCACGCCGCCGAGGGCGTCATGCACGTGCTGGCCGAACTCATGGACAACGCCTGCAACTTCTCGCCGCCGTCCGAGGAAGTCCACGTCTACGTCCAGGAGTCGCACTCGGGCGTCGTCGTCACCGTGGAGGACGCCGGGCTCTCGATGCCCGCCGGCGACCTCGCCCGGATCGAACGCCTCGTCTCCGGCGACCCGGCCGAGGCCGCGAACGACCTGCTGCCCGGCCTGTCCGGCACCCGGATCGGCCTCACCGTGGTCGGCCGGCTGGCCCGCAAGCACGGCCTGCGGATCTCCTTCCGGCCGTCCTCGCGCGGCGGCACCGGCGTGGTCGTCCTGATCCCGTCGAGGATCGTCACGCGCACGGCGGAGTCGTACGGCCCCGCGTCGTACGGCACGCCGGTGGTCGGCGGGCGGTACGACACGCAAACCGGACCGGGGGAAGGGCAGTTGGGCCGCGGCGGCGGCTACGGCGGCGCCCAAGGGTCCACGGGGGCGCCCGGGGCCGACATCGGCGCCGGGTACGACGGCTTCCCCGAGCCCGGGCGGCCCGAGGAGATCGGGCACGCGGGACCGGCCGAGCGCGGCTCGGCAGGCGGCCCAGGAAGCGGTGTACGGCCCCGTACGGGCCCGGACGCGGGCGCGGGCACGGTCGGGGACCCCGGAGCGGCTCCGGGCCCTGCCTCGGCCGTACACATGCCGCTGCCGCGGCGGACCCGGGGGCGGGGCATGCCCGATACCGCGCCCGGGTACGACTCTCCCCCGTGGACTCCGGAGCGGGAGGCGCCGCCCGGCGGCGCCGACGCGGGCGCCCGGTTCGGCGCCTTCCGGGACGCCGCGACCGGCCGGGACCGGGGAACCGCCGACAGCGAAGGGGAGGGTGGCCAGTGA
- a CDS encoding maleylpyruvate isomerase family mycothiol-dependent enzyme, which translates to MTVHSKIQPYIDAWTHSIESINELVSPLAEGEWNRPTECPYWSVRDVVSHVIGFECELLGDPRPIHSLPSDLRHITSETARYTEVPVDIRRHHTAPEMTSELEYTIIRRSRQLRNESRQPDADVRAIGGGETTLEEQLWSRVFDVWVHEQDLRRALDKPGNLASAAAVLSREFVLRALPKVVAHDAGAKPGSAVVFDVHGPLEFMRTVRVNAEGRGSIDSAVSLGPAVTFVVDWETFLRLLTGRVKATAVSEDRLKVEGDPELAQQILAQLAVTP; encoded by the coding sequence GTGACCGTCCACAGCAAGATCCAGCCGTATATCGACGCCTGGACCCACTCCATTGAGTCCATCAACGAACTGGTCTCGCCACTCGCCGAGGGTGAGTGGAACCGCCCCACCGAGTGCCCGTACTGGTCCGTTCGCGACGTGGTCTCGCACGTCATCGGCTTCGAGTGCGAACTGCTCGGCGACCCGCGGCCGATCCACAGCCTGCCCAGCGACCTGCGGCACATCACCAGCGAGACCGCCCGCTACACCGAGGTCCCGGTCGACATCCGCCGCCACCACACCGCGCCCGAGATGACCTCCGAACTGGAGTACACCATCATCCGGCGCTCCCGCCAGCTCCGGAACGAGTCGCGGCAGCCCGACGCCGACGTGCGCGCGATCGGCGGCGGCGAGACCACCCTCGAAGAGCAGCTCTGGTCACGGGTGTTCGACGTGTGGGTGCACGAACAGGACCTGCGCCGGGCCCTGGACAAGCCCGGCAACCTCGCGTCGGCCGCCGCGGTGCTGTCCCGCGAGTTCGTCCTGCGCGCGCTGCCGAAGGTGGTCGCGCACGACGCGGGCGCCAAGCCCGGCTCCGCGGTGGTCTTCGACGTGCACGGCCCGCTGGAGTTCATGCGCACCGTCCGGGTCAACGCCGAGGGGCGCGGCAGCATCGACTCCGCGGTCTCGCTGGGCCCGGCGGTCACCTTCGTGGTCGACTGGGAGACATTCCTGCGGCTGCTCACCGGCCGGGTGAAGGCGACCGCGGTGTCCGAGGACCGGCTGAAGGTCGAGGGCGACCCGGAGTTGGCCCAGCAGATCCTGGCGCAGCTCGCGGTCACGCCCTAG
- a CDS encoding carbon-nitrogen family hydrolase translates to MRATLLQIDVDPAEQPAARRARVAALVRAQAGADLVVLPELWPVGAFASDLFPAEAEPVESGPTVEAMAAAARDAGVWLHAGSVVERDPEGPLYNTSLVFSPDGELRGAYRKIHRFGFDRGEAALMAPGESVVTVRHPEAVLGLATCYDLRFPELFRLLVDAGSEIVVLPAGWPARRLAHWRVLVQARAVECQAYVLACGTAGTHAGVEQAGHSMVVDPWGEILCEAGPDEQVLAVDLDPALVASTRADFPVLRDRRL, encoded by the coding sequence ATGCGCGCAACGCTTCTCCAGATCGACGTGGACCCCGCCGAGCAGCCCGCCGCGCGGCGGGCCCGGGTGGCGGCGCTGGTGCGGGCGCAGGCCGGGGCGGATCTTGTCGTACTGCCCGAATTGTGGCCGGTCGGCGCGTTCGCCTCGGACCTGTTCCCGGCGGAGGCGGAACCGGTCGAGAGCGGGCCCACCGTCGAGGCGATGGCCGCGGCCGCGCGCGACGCCGGGGTGTGGCTGCACGCGGGCTCCGTCGTCGAGCGCGACCCCGAGGGGCCGCTCTACAACACCTCGCTGGTCTTCTCACCCGACGGGGAGCTGCGCGGCGCCTACCGCAAGATCCACCGCTTCGGCTTCGACCGGGGCGAGGCCGCGCTGATGGCTCCGGGTGAGTCCGTCGTCACCGTGCGGCACCCCGAGGCCGTGCTCGGCCTCGCGACCTGTTACGACCTCCGCTTCCCCGAACTCTTCCGGCTGCTGGTCGACGCCGGGTCGGAGATCGTCGTCCTCCCCGCCGGCTGGCCCGCCCGCCGCCTCGCCCACTGGCGGGTCCTGGTGCAGGCCCGCGCGGTGGAGTGCCAGGCGTATGTCCTCGCGTGCGGGACCGCGGGGACCCATGCGGGGGTCGAGCAGGCCGGGCACAGCATGGTCGTCGACCCCTGGGGCGAGATCCTCTGCGAGGCCGGCCCGGACGAGCAGGTTCTTGCGGTGGACCTCGACCCCGCCCTCGTCGCCTCCACCCGAGCGGATTTCCCCGTCCTCCGAGACCGCCGCCTCTGA
- a CDS encoding LURP-one-related/scramblase family protein encodes MKYVVREKMFAIGDDYWVEDEHGRRAFYVDGKVLRIRDTLEIQDADGNEVAVIHQKLLSLRDAMTIERGGQTLVTVKKKRLALLREVFRAELASGEELEIRGDLIDKEYDIEYDGERLARISRRWFTLRDAYAIDVEREDADAGMLLAIAVCVDHIIAKEHDSH; translated from the coding sequence ATGAAATACGTGGTGCGAGAGAAGATGTTCGCGATCGGCGACGACTACTGGGTGGAGGACGAGCACGGGCGGCGCGCCTTCTACGTGGACGGCAAGGTGCTGCGGATCAGGGACACCCTGGAGATCCAGGACGCCGACGGCAACGAGGTGGCGGTCATCCACCAGAAGCTGCTCAGCCTGCGTGACGCCATGACCATCGAGCGCGGCGGGCAGACCCTGGTCACCGTCAAGAAGAAGCGGCTCGCCCTGCTGCGCGAGGTCTTCCGCGCGGAACTCGCCTCCGGCGAGGAACTGGAGATCCGCGGCGACCTCATCGACAAGGAGTACGACATCGAGTACGACGGGGAGCGGCTCGCCCGCATCTCCCGCCGCTGGTTCACCCTGCGGGACGCCTACGCCATCGATGTCGAACGCGAGGACGCCGACGCGGGCATGCTCCTGGCGATCGCGGTGTGCGTGGACCACATCATCGCCAAGGAGCACGACTCCCACTGA